The following are encoded in a window of Longimicrobiaceae bacterium genomic DNA:
- a CDS encoding outer membrane beta-barrel protein: protein MMRGAILSAVVLVLGSAAITPVSAQNGFALKGHYIVNSSAAEEARESRQLPDADAFGLGAELVLPVGLGVGISGYTAKSDQEAFDSREFTVLGEVNYFLRLPMLPISPYAGVHAGLGVLDQDNVTDPDLEIQDKRRSQLGYQLGVRFQVTPLIGLDAQWRRMSTSADEDQDDRLERDQVLLGVTVF, encoded by the coding sequence ATGATGCGTGGTGCGATCCTGTCAGCGGTTGTCCTCGTGCTCGGTTCCGCGGCGATCACGCCGGTGAGCGCACAGAACGGCTTCGCCCTCAAGGGGCACTACATCGTCAACTCCTCCGCCGCCGAGGAGGCGCGTGAGTCGCGGCAGCTCCCCGATGCCGACGCTTTCGGCCTCGGGGCAGAGCTGGTGCTACCGGTGGGGCTGGGAGTGGGGATCTCCGGCTATACGGCGAAGAGCGACCAGGAGGCTTTCGACTCGCGCGAGTTCACCGTCCTCGGAGAGGTGAACTACTTCCTCCGGCTGCCGATGCTGCCCATCTCGCCCTATGCGGGTGTGCACGCGGGACTCGGTGTTCTGGATCAGGACAACGTGACCGATCCCGACCTGGAGATCCAGGACAAGAGACGGTCACAGCTCGGCTACCAGCTCGGCGTCCGCTTCCAGGTCACCCCGCTCATCGGCCTCGACGCCCAGTGGCGGCGCATGAGCACCTCCGCCGACGAGGACCAGGACGACCGACTCGAGCGGGACCAGGTGCTGCTGGGGGTGACTGTCTTCTAG
- a CDS encoding ATP-binding protein yields MMERSGGAERRAVREGAAPVPLPAALAHFEAVIPHLPLAALVIDADRRIVLHNERAAAVWRLPSATPFAEDELGSWVAFHQDGRPYEIDEWPLVRTVAEGVALEGEELEILRLDGTRGVVRMSTTPIRDEVGRVVAAIATIVDVTEERSVERSRRILAEASAALVSSLSYGTTLRNVARLAVPELADWCAVDILGESGRVDRVAVEHGPEIPEEVASALALRCPRDVNASGGVARVLRTGEPELAMESDGRGLERVAADGEHLALFRRLGARSIMIVPLIARGKTIGALTFASARQDHRYGTRELELARELAARAALAIDNARLYHETKAASRAKSDFLAVMSHELRTPLTAIIGYAELLELGIPEPLTDAQREQIERITVSAKHLQELIEEILTVASLEAGEAKIRRQTVAVSELLRRAEVIIRPLALDKSLSLDVEGPSQDTEIETDPEKLLQVLLNLLSNAVKFTEEGGIRLSAEVYGDHLEVVVGDTGIGVAARDYDRIFEPFWQVDQPTTRRAGGTGLGLTISKRLIELLGGQIRVQSRLGEGSFFTVRVPLRVSEA; encoded by the coding sequence ATGATGGAAAGGTCAGGCGGGGCGGAGCGTAGAGCCGTTCGTGAGGGTGCGGCGCCGGTGCCGCTCCCCGCGGCCCTGGCCCACTTCGAGGCTGTAATCCCGCATCTCCCCCTTGCCGCGCTGGTCATCGACGCGGACAGGCGGATCGTCCTCCACAACGAGCGGGCCGCCGCGGTGTGGCGCCTGCCATCGGCAACCCCCTTCGCTGAGGACGAGCTTGGCAGCTGGGTCGCCTTCCACCAGGATGGGCGACCCTACGAGATCGACGAGTGGCCCCTGGTGCGCACGGTCGCCGAAGGCGTGGCCCTCGAGGGAGAGGAGCTGGAGATCCTCCGGCTCGACGGCACGCGCGGAGTCGTCCGCATGAGCACCACCCCGATCCGCGACGAGGTGGGGCGCGTCGTCGCCGCGATTGCCACCATCGTGGACGTCACGGAGGAGCGGTCGGTCGAGCGTAGCCGGCGCATCCTGGCCGAGGCCAGCGCGGCCCTGGTCTCCTCGCTGAGCTACGGAACTACTCTTCGCAACGTCGCCCGGCTGGCGGTTCCGGAGCTCGCGGACTGGTGTGCGGTGGATATCCTGGGGGAGTCAGGGAGGGTGGACCGGGTGGCGGTGGAGCATGGCCCGGAGATCCCGGAGGAGGTCGCCAGCGCTCTCGCCCTGCGGTGCCCTCGGGATGTGAACGCTTCGGGGGGAGTCGCCCGCGTTCTGCGGACCGGCGAGCCGGAGCTGGCTATGGAGAGCGATGGCAGGGGACTGGAGCGCGTCGCTGCTGATGGCGAGCACCTTGCGCTCTTCCGGCGTCTCGGCGCGCGATCAATCATGATCGTTCCGCTCATCGCGAGGGGCAAAACGATCGGCGCGCTCACCTTTGCCTCGGCGCGTCAGGATCACCGTTACGGTACGCGCGAACTGGAGCTCGCCCGCGAGCTGGCTGCCCGTGCCGCCCTGGCGATCGACAACGCGCGGCTGTACCACGAGACCAAGGCAGCGAGTCGGGCCAAGAGCGATTTCCTCGCGGTGATGAGCCACGAGCTACGCACACCGCTCACCGCCATCATCGGTTACGCCGAGCTGCTGGAACTGGGGATCCCGGAACCGCTCACCGACGCCCAGCGCGAGCAGATCGAGCGCATCACCGTATCGGCGAAGCATCTGCAGGAGCTGATCGAGGAGATCCTGACGGTCGCCAGTCTGGAGGCCGGCGAAGCCAAGATCCGGCGGCAGACTGTGGCGGTGAGCGAGCTACTCCGGCGGGCCGAAGTGATCATTCGGCCCCTTGCGCTGGACAAGAGCCTCAGCCTCGACGTGGAGGGACCCTCGCAGGACACCGAGATCGAGACCGATCCGGAGAAGCTGCTGCAGGTCCTGCTCAACCTGCTCTCCAATGCGGTCAAGTTCACGGAAGAAGGGGGAATCCGTCTCAGCGCGGAGGTGTATGGGGATCACCTCGAGGTGGTGGTCGGTGACACCGGGATCGGGGTGGCCGCGCGTGACTACGACCGGATCTTCGAGCCTTTCTGGCAGGTCGACCAGCCGACCACGCGGCGCGCGGGAGGCACGGGGCTGGGGCTGACCATCTCGAAGCGGTTGATTGAGCTTCTCGGAGGGCAGATCCGGGTCCAGAGCCGACTCGGAGAGGGAAGCTTCTTCACCGTGCGCGTTCCCTTGCGGGTAAGCGAGGCGTGA
- a CDS encoding RagB/SusD family nutrient uptake outer membrane protein, translated as MRRPFILALALGLAVGATGCDDEFLTTLPQDEISDAIFWKTERDFTMAVNAAYRNVLDTDQFFIDGASDHLYSKKDWTVNHAYAMGHQDATSGWSAGIWARLYEGISRANEILTRLETTEAELSPDFRTQIQAQARFLRGYFYHELLWLFGGVPLYDKVPTIEEAREATRASREEVINFVLADLSAAAEGLPDRWPAAEYGRATRGTALAYLARAALYEASYNKYTEGNAARANELFRIAADAAQDVMESGVYSLHPNYAELFTYAGEGSPEVIFDYQHVQGVNGWGAFGWFAPHSMGGVVDLAPTRALVDEYRMTDGLTIEESPLYDPSPPVIENGKVVSLGMYANRDPRLYATVIFPGAQFNGAVFNPYPNSPTVDRLDRSNFNNTETGFVMKKYVDPQDEDQRNNSGLNIIKMRYADVLLMYAEARIELGEWSDPSVKAALDQLRDRVGMPEVTLTSQEQAIELVRNERAVELGTEGLRLADIRRWKIAEEVMPGQPAGMDIWENGQIVTVFGTWQRSFSSPRDYLWPIPVGERDLNSNLAQNPGY; from the coding sequence ATGAGACGACCATTCATTCTTGCGTTGGCGCTCGGTCTGGCGGTCGGAGCCACCGGGTGCGACGACGAGTTCCTGACGACGCTGCCACAGGATGAGATCTCGGACGCCATCTTCTGGAAGACGGAACGAGATTTCACCATGGCGGTGAACGCGGCGTACCGGAACGTCCTGGACACGGACCAGTTCTTCATCGACGGCGCCTCGGACCACCTGTACTCGAAGAAGGACTGGACGGTGAACCACGCCTACGCGATGGGCCACCAGGATGCGACCAGCGGCTGGTCCGCGGGCATCTGGGCACGGCTGTACGAAGGCATCAGCCGGGCCAACGAAATCCTGACGCGGCTGGAGACCACCGAGGCAGAGCTCTCGCCAGACTTCAGGACGCAGATCCAGGCGCAGGCGCGTTTCCTCCGCGGCTACTTCTATCACGAGCTCCTCTGGCTCTTCGGAGGCGTGCCGCTGTACGACAAGGTTCCCACCATTGAGGAAGCGCGCGAAGCGACTCGGGCGTCGCGGGAAGAAGTGATCAACTTCGTGCTCGCCGACCTGAGCGCGGCCGCGGAGGGGCTGCCGGATCGCTGGCCGGCGGCGGAATACGGGCGCGCCACACGGGGGACCGCGCTGGCGTACCTTGCGCGCGCGGCGCTGTATGAGGCGAGCTACAACAAGTACACGGAGGGCAACGCCGCGCGCGCGAACGAGCTGTTCCGCATCGCGGCCGACGCGGCGCAGGACGTCATGGAGTCGGGGGTCTACTCGCTCCATCCGAACTACGCCGAGCTCTTTACCTATGCGGGTGAGGGCAGCCCGGAGGTCATCTTCGACTACCAGCACGTGCAGGGCGTGAACGGCTGGGGCGCCTTCGGCTGGTTTGCCCCGCACTCCATGGGCGGTGTGGTCGACCTCGCCCCGACGCGGGCGCTGGTCGACGAGTACCGAATGACGGACGGGCTCACGATCGAGGAGTCGCCGCTCTACGATCCGTCCCCGCCCGTGATCGAGAACGGGAAGGTCGTGTCGCTGGGGATGTACGCCAATCGTGATCCGCGCCTGTACGCGACGGTCATCTTCCCCGGGGCGCAGTTCAACGGCGCGGTCTTCAACCCGTATCCAAACAGCCCCACGGTCGATCGTCTGGATCGCAGCAACTTCAACAACACGGAGACCGGTTTCGTGATGAAGAAGTACGTCGATCCACAGGACGAGGATCAGCGTAACAACAGTGGCCTCAACATCATCAAGATGCGCTACGCGGACGTGCTGCTGATGTATGCCGAGGCCAGGATCGAGCTGGGCGAGTGGAGTGACCCGAGCGTGAAGGCGGCGCTCGACCAGCTCCGCGATCGAGTGGGCATGCCGGAGGTGACGCTCACCTCGCAGGAACAGGCGATTGAGCTGGTGCGGAACGAGCGGGCCGTGGAGCTCGGCACCGAGGGGCTGCGGCTGGCAGACATTCGCCGCTGGAAGATCGCCGAGGAGGTCATGCCGGGGCAGCCCGCAGGCATGGATATCTGGGAGAACGGCCAGATCGTCACCGTGTTCGGAACCTGGCAGCGGAGCTTCTCGTCTCCGCGCGACTATCTCTGGCCGATTCCGGTCGGGGAGCGCGATCTCAACTCCAACCTGGCCCAGAATCCGGGCTACTGA
- a CDS encoding TonB-dependent receptor, which yields MRPRAICLLLGLGITVPIGTSEAAAQELGTITGTVTASTGSPLTGAAVTIVGTQRGTLTRADGTFELSGVPVGTQTVRASSLGYSTEEMEVNVQAGSPATVTLILQAQAVELEGVVAVGYGTQQRINLTGAVAAVNAEEMAALPVPTVAAALQGMSPGLQILDGGAQPGRNDIDILVRGQGTLGRGGNRGSAAAARPLVLIDGIEGDMNTLDVNDIENISVLKDASSAAIYGSRAANGVILITTKRGMATGRPQISYSGYVGIQNITAWPKNVGAARHMELRNIARANMAKWCADTGQCDPATYPPTYTQEQIDAARRGEGINTNWVDEQFDPAPIQDHSLRITGGSEAARYALSLDYMKESGMMANTGADRYGLRLNTDFQATDRISGGVDIAANRRSDILPANAGGSLFYLIHDTPPTRPVRLEDGTYGLNLFGFNPIAYARESGQERRALTQGTVTGRFNLDILPEWVELQTLASVRYDVEDWEEFTTDSRYISTWPAEGTPWGPNRLEQRDISGMQTTLRALLNYGHSFGDGTHDVSGVLGYEQISQENEDFRAWRSDFFNNDVRQINLGNADTRGNFGAGSEWALRSVFGRINYTLLGRYLFEANARYDGSSRFAKGHRFGLFPSFSAGWRISEEPFFNLGFVDELKLRASWGQLGNQDVPLYSYYSTVSVTLPYWFGGAVQDGAATTEVANEDLSWETTTVTDFGFDAAFLDGRLSLSGDIYNRKTEDILLALPIPDMVGRDAPFRNAGAVENKGWELAIGWQDAIGEISYGLDFNLSDNRNKVVDLNGTGPYVSGERVVMEGQPINAWYGLEADGYFRNQEEIDAHPQPSGWITRPGDLRFLDQNGDGVINEDDRVVIGDPNPRYVFGLNLNAAWRGWDAGLFFQGVGKRDQYLALGFIQGPVWENYTSEWHNSYYDPAKDNQDARHPTWYANYNRNYYTVNSHWLLDGKFVKLRNAQIGYSLPASVAGRLGAQRMRIYLTAKNLWTWHNMGIGLDPEYPDPIPDYYPQTRVFSIGTDISF from the coding sequence ATGAGACCAAGGGCCATCTGTCTGTTGCTCGGCTTGGGCATCACGGTCCCGATAGGGACCAGCGAGGCGGCCGCGCAGGAACTGGGAACCATCACCGGGACGGTGACGGCGTCCACCGGTAGTCCGCTGACCGGCGCGGCGGTGACCATCGTCGGCACGCAACGCGGCACCCTGACTCGTGCGGATGGAACCTTCGAGCTCTCGGGGGTTCCCGTCGGTACGCAGACGGTGCGGGCGAGCTCCCTCGGGTACTCGACCGAGGAGATGGAGGTGAATGTGCAGGCGGGGTCGCCCGCGACCGTCACCCTGATCCTGCAAGCGCAGGCGGTGGAGCTGGAGGGCGTGGTCGCGGTCGGGTATGGAACACAGCAACGGATCAACCTCACCGGCGCGGTCGCGGCGGTCAATGCCGAGGAGATGGCTGCGCTCCCCGTTCCGACCGTCGCTGCCGCCCTTCAAGGGATGTCGCCCGGACTCCAGATCCTTGACGGGGGCGCCCAACCCGGGCGGAATGACATCGACATCCTGGTGCGCGGGCAGGGGACGCTGGGCCGGGGCGGCAATCGCGGCTCCGCCGCTGCGGCGCGGCCGCTGGTGCTGATCGATGGCATCGAGGGCGACATGAACACCCTCGATGTGAACGACATCGAAAACATCTCCGTGCTGAAGGACGCCTCGTCGGCGGCGATCTACGGCTCTCGCGCCGCGAACGGGGTCATTCTCATCACCACCAAGCGGGGGATGGCGACCGGCCGGCCCCAGATCTCGTACAGCGGCTACGTGGGGATTCAGAACATCACCGCCTGGCCGAAGAACGTGGGGGCGGCGCGCCACATGGAGCTGCGTAACATCGCCCGCGCCAACATGGCGAAATGGTGCGCCGACACCGGCCAGTGCGACCCCGCTACCTACCCACCCACCTACACCCAGGAGCAGATCGACGCCGCCCGTCGGGGCGAGGGAATCAACACCAACTGGGTGGACGAGCAGTTCGATCCGGCTCCGATCCAGGATCACTCGCTGCGCATCACCGGCGGCAGCGAGGCGGCCCGCTACGCGCTATCGCTGGATTACATGAAGGAGAGCGGGATGATGGCCAATACCGGCGCGGACCGGTATGGCCTCCGGCTCAACACCGACTTCCAGGCTACCGACCGCATCTCGGGCGGCGTGGACATCGCCGCCAACCGACGTTCCGACATTCTCCCCGCGAACGCTGGCGGCTCGCTCTTCTATCTGATCCATGACACGCCGCCAACCCGGCCGGTGAGGCTGGAGGACGGCACGTACGGGCTCAATCTCTTCGGCTTCAACCCCATCGCGTACGCTCGGGAGAGCGGCCAGGAGCGCCGTGCCCTCACGCAGGGGACCGTCACCGGCAGGTTCAATCTCGACATCCTGCCCGAGTGGGTCGAGCTCCAGACGCTCGCCTCGGTGCGCTACGACGTCGAGGACTGGGAGGAGTTCACCACCGACTCGCGCTACATCTCCACCTGGCCAGCGGAAGGCACGCCCTGGGGGCCCAACCGGTTGGAGCAGCGCGACATCTCGGGGATGCAGACGACGCTCCGCGCCCTCCTCAACTACGGGCATTCGTTCGGGGATGGGACGCACGACGTGTCCGGCGTCCTCGGTTACGAGCAGATCAGCCAGGAGAACGAAGACTTCCGGGCCTGGCGTTCGGACTTCTTCAACAACGACGTGCGGCAGATCAACCTCGGCAACGCCGACACCCGCGGTAACTTCGGCGCCGGGTCGGAGTGGGCGCTCCGTTCGGTCTTTGGCCGCATCAACTACACGCTCCTGGGCCGCTATCTCTTCGAGGCCAACGCGCGCTACGACGGCTCGAGCCGCTTCGCGAAGGGGCACCGCTTCGGTCTCTTCCCGTCCTTCTCGGCCGGTTGGCGCATCTCGGAGGAGCCCTTCTTCAACCTCGGCTTCGTCGACGAGCTGAAGCTGCGCGCCTCCTGGGGCCAGCTCGGCAACCAGGACGTGCCGCTCTACTCCTACTACAGCACCGTCTCGGTGACACTGCCCTACTGGTTCGGTGGCGCCGTACAGGACGGTGCGGCGACCACCGAGGTGGCCAACGAGGATCTCTCCTGGGAGACCACCACGGTCACCGACTTCGGCTTCGACGCCGCCTTCCTGGACGGTCGCCTATCGCTGAGCGGCGACATCTACAACCGGAAGACCGAGGACATCCTGCTGGCGCTGCCCATCCCCGACATGGTGGGTCGGGACGCTCCCTTCCGCAACGCGGGAGCCGTGGAGAACAAGGGGTGGGAGCTGGCGATCGGCTGGCAGGACGCGATCGGTGAGATCAGCTACGGCCTCGACTTCAACCTCTCCGACAACCGGAACAAGGTCGTCGACCTGAACGGCACCGGGCCGTACGTGAGTGGTGAGCGGGTGGTGATGGAGGGCCAGCCGATCAACGCCTGGTACGGCCTGGAGGCCGACGGCTACTTCCGCAACCAGGAAGAGATCGATGCGCATCCGCAGCCGAGCGGGTGGATCACGCGACCGGGTGACCTACGCTTCCTCGACCAGAACGGGGACGGCGTCATCAACGAGGACGACCGCGTGGTGATCGGGGACCCGAACCCGCGCTACGTGTTCGGCCTGAACCTCAACGCCGCCTGGCGCGGTTGGGATGCGGGGCTGTTCTTCCAGGGCGTGGGCAAGCGCGATCAGTACCTGGCGCTCGGCTTCATCCAGGGCCCGGTATGGGAGAACTACACCTCCGAGTGGCACAACAGCTACTACGACCCGGCCAAGGACAACCAGGACGCGCGCCATCCGACCTGGTATGCCAACTACAACCGCAACTACTACACGGTCAACTCTCACTGGCTGCTGGACGGGAAGTTCGTGAAGCTGCGCAACGCTCAGATCGGCTACAGCCTGCCGGCCTCGGTCGCCGGGAGGCTGGGCGCGCAGCGCATGCGCATCTACCTCACCGCCAAGAACCTGTGGACGTGGCACAACATGGGGATCGGGCTGGATCCGGAGTATCCGGACCCCATTCCCGATTACTACCCGCAGACTCGCGTCTTCAGCATCGGCACCGACATCAGCTTCTGA
- a CDS encoding DinB family protein, whose product MSLTQKLIAELRREASSTRKVLERVPEDRLDWSPHPKSMSLGQLALHVARLPGGIAELLTPAEVEAPNVPLPAARSRQELLAALQHGVDHAAERFEEWGEGGLEETWKMRIDGRTAIESPRYEMIRSLMMNHIYHHRGQLTVYLRLLEVPLPPVYGPTADENPFG is encoded by the coding sequence ATGAGCCTGACCCAGAAATTGATCGCCGAGTTGCGGCGCGAGGCTTCTTCGACCCGGAAGGTGCTGGAGCGCGTGCCCGAGGATCGGCTCGACTGGTCACCGCACCCCAAATCGATGTCGCTCGGGCAACTGGCGCTGCACGTGGCGCGGCTCCCCGGGGGCATCGCGGAGTTGCTGACGCCTGCCGAGGTCGAGGCGCCCAATGTACCGCTCCCTGCCGCCCGGTCCCGCCAAGAGCTGCTGGCCGCTCTACAGCACGGTGTCGATCATGCCGCCGAGCGCTTCGAAGAGTGGGGCGAAGGGGGGCTCGAGGAGACCTGGAAGATGAGGATCGATGGACGTACTGCGATCGAGAGTCCCCGCTACGAGATGATCCGGAGTCTGATGATGAACCACATCTACCACCATCGCGGGCAGCTCACCGTGTACCTCCGCCTCCTCGAGGTACCACTCCCGCCCGTCTACGGCCCCACCGCGGACGAGAACCCCTTCGGCTGA
- a CDS encoding ester cyclase family protein, whose protein sequence is MSAAAGRTELRSIYDAYRSGAFEKAAERFAVDAEIINMATADRYVGREGYLQFSRAWAAAFPDLQVEVLRLSTNQEAALAEYTFRGTHTGALITGSGYVPPTWSRVELRLCDAIELQNGAITRLRTYFDSATLLRQMGLFPNSPLHSADRRAPLELYATEVDTSAQQRNKAIVQRFLEEVINQHNPGAAAAICSPDVVWHGGAMGEAHGLPAFQNRLRSIFHSFPDLSVEVHDVIAESDRVAVRLTMRGTQLGYFHGIPPTGREIDSSAMNTYRIADNRIVEEWWQHDLLGLMKQLDSPARTPSG, encoded by the coding sequence ATGTCCGCAGCCGCTGGACGAACTGAGCTGCGCTCGATCTACGACGCGTATCGGAGCGGCGCCTTCGAGAAGGCAGCGGAGCGCTTCGCGGTGGATGCGGAGATCATCAACATGGCTACCGCGGACCGCTACGTGGGACGGGAAGGGTATCTCCAGTTCTCCCGCGCGTGGGCGGCGGCCTTTCCCGACCTCCAGGTCGAGGTCCTGCGACTCTCCACGAATCAGGAGGCCGCCCTGGCGGAGTACACCTTTCGCGGCACACACACCGGGGCGTTGATCACCGGCAGCGGCTACGTGCCGCCCACCTGGTCGCGCGTGGAGCTACGCCTCTGCGACGCGATCGAGCTCCAGAACGGCGCGATCACCCGCCTGCGAACCTACTTCGACTCGGCCACGCTGTTGCGGCAGATGGGCCTCTTCCCGAACAGTCCTCTCCACAGTGCCGACCGCCGCGCCCCGCTGGAGCTGTACGCAACCGAAGTGGATACCTCGGCGCAGCAGCGGAACAAGGCCATCGTCCAGCGTTTCCTGGAGGAGGTGATCAACCAGCACAACCCCGGTGCCGCGGCAGCGATCTGTTCGCCCGACGTGGTGTGGCACGGCGGCGCCATGGGCGAAGCGCACGGCCTGCCCGCCTTCCAGAACAGGCTGCGCTCGATCTTCCACTCGTTTCCGGACCTGAGCGTCGAGGTGCACGACGTGATCGCCGAGAGCGACCGGGTGGCGGTGCGCCTCACCATGCGAGGAACCCAGCTCGGCTACTTCCACGGGATCCCACCGACCGGTAGGGAGATCGACAGCTCGGCGATGAATACCTACCGCATCGCCGACAACCGCATCGTCGAGGAATGGTGGCAGCACGACTTGCTCGGACTGATGAAGCAGCTCGACTCGCCCGCACGCACGCCGTCAGGATGA
- a CDS encoding TfoX/Sxy family protein, producing the protein MAVSPEYRDWVLEQLAGAGSVSGRRMFGGYSLYLDGTIFGIIAHDVVYFKVDDSNRPDFEAAGMGPFRPFEDSDVVMQYYEVPPDVLENREQLAEWAHHAAEVSRRASSKRKKKRS; encoded by the coding sequence GTGGCCGTATCGCCGGAATACCGAGACTGGGTGCTCGAGCAACTCGCCGGCGCCGGCAGCGTGTCGGGAAGGAGGATGTTCGGAGGGTACAGCCTCTACCTGGACGGAACCATCTTCGGGATCATCGCCCACGACGTCGTCTACTTCAAGGTGGACGACTCCAACCGACCTGACTTCGAAGCCGCCGGGATGGGCCCCTTCCGCCCCTTTGAGGATAGCGACGTGGTGATGCAGTACTATGAGGTCCCGCCCGATGTCCTGGAAAACCGGGAGCAGCTTGCCGAGTGGGCACATCACGCCGCGGAGGTCTCGCGACGGGCAAGTAGCAAGCGGAAGAAAAAGAGATCGTAG
- a CDS encoding DUF1343 domain-containing protein, with translation MRLVGLLAATAVLMGTITAGCSVAQETPSSAPGVVTGLEVLLSDPPESLLGKRIGLITNHTGIDREGVSGIDRLVASPLKIVALFTPEHGLRGTAAPGEQVASGTDSRTGLPVHSLYGDTRKPTAGMLADVDVLVFDIQDVGARQYTYISTMALGMQAAAEKGIPFVVLDRPNPIGGEIVEGGLLDPGFASFVGMYPIPSRHGMTVGELARLFNARFEIGADLAVVRMEGWTRATWFDETGLPWVNPSPNIRRLEAAAHYPGTVYLEGTNLSEGRGTDLPFEQTGAPWLDAASVAEAMNALGLSGVRFEAVRIQVDSTAGKYPGESLPGVRLVMTDRATYRPIETVLRLIDLIRRTHPEEFKWGPSMDRLAGTDQLRGAIDAGKLDELLARWRVEAENFAREREPFLLYP, from the coding sequence ATGAGACTCGTGGGCTTACTCGCCGCCACCGCGGTTCTGATGGGAACCATTACCGCGGGGTGCAGCGTGGCGCAGGAGACTCCTTCGTCTGCCCCGGGAGTCGTTACCGGCCTCGAAGTGCTTCTCAGCGACCCACCGGAGAGCCTGCTCGGCAAAAGAATCGGCCTCATCACCAACCACACCGGCATCGACCGCGAGGGGGTCAGCGGGATCGACCGCCTCGTGGCTTCGCCGCTGAAGATCGTCGCCCTCTTCACTCCTGAACACGGCCTGCGCGGGACAGCGGCGCCTGGGGAGCAGGTCGCCTCGGGCACCGATTCCCGCACCGGACTCCCCGTCCATTCCCTGTACGGCGACACGCGGAAGCCTACAGCGGGAATGCTGGCGGACGTCGACGTGCTGGTCTTCGACATCCAGGACGTTGGTGCGCGCCAGTACACCTATATCTCCACCATGGCGCTGGGGATGCAGGCGGCGGCGGAGAAGGGGATCCCGTTCGTGGTCCTCGACCGACCCAACCCGATTGGCGGCGAGATCGTGGAGGGTGGACTGCTGGACCCCGGGTTTGCGAGCTTCGTGGGGATGTACCCGATCCCCTCCCGGCACGGGATGACGGTGGGAGAGCTGGCGCGGCTCTTCAATGCCCGCTTCGAGATCGGCGCCGATCTGGCGGTGGTGAGGATGGAGGGCTGGACGCGCGCCACCTGGTTCGACGAAACCGGCCTGCCCTGGGTGAACCCCTCGCCGAACATTCGACGGCTCGAAGCGGCCGCGCACTACCCGGGTACGGTGTACCTGGAGGGGACGAATCTGTCGGAGGGGCGAGGGACCGACCTGCCATTCGAGCAGACGGGAGCGCCCTGGCTCGACGCCGCGAGCGTCGCCGAAGCCATGAACGCCCTCGGCCTGTCGGGAGTGCGCTTCGAAGCGGTGCGGATCCAGGTCGATTCGACGGCGGGCAAGTACCCCGGCGAGTCACTGCCCGGGGTGCGCCTGGTGATGACTGACCGAGCCACCTACCGTCCGATCGAGACGGTGCTGCGTCTGATCGATCTGATCCGTCGAACCCACCCCGAGGAGTTCAAGTGGGGACCGAGCATGGACCGTCTGGCGGGGACTGACCAGCTGCGCGGGGCAATCGACGCGGGGAAGCTCGATGAGCTGCTGGCGCGCTGGCGCGTGGAGGCGGAGAATTTTGCGAGGGAGCGCGAACCTTTCCTTCTCTATCCCTAG
- a CDS encoding response regulator has protein sequence MSSKTILFAEDQLDFLAVNKLFLERHGYKVVAAEDGEQAVQAAQEHRPDVIVMDFSMPRLDGVGATAALKTNPQTRDIPVIMLTAHSYGSVGRRAREAGCVCFISKPCDPKRVLNEVEALIG, from the coding sequence ATGAGCTCCAAGACCATTCTCTTCGCCGAGGATCAACTCGACTTCCTGGCCGTCAACAAGCTCTTCCTGGAGCGGCACGGCTACAAGGTGGTCGCGGCCGAGGACGGTGAGCAGGCCGTGCAGGCGGCCCAGGAGCACCGCCCGGACGTGATCGTGATGGACTTCTCCATGCCGCGCCTCGACGGCGTCGGGGCGACGGCCGCGTTGAAGACCAACCCGCAGACCCGCGACATCCCGGTGATCATGCTGACCGCCCACAGCTACGGCTCGGTCGGCCGGCGGGCGCGGGAGGCGGGATGCGTCTGCTTCATCAGCAAGCCTTGCGACCCGAAACGGGTGCTCAACGAAGTCGAGGCTCTCATCGGCTGA